The Novosphingobium kaempferiae genome includes a window with the following:
- a CDS encoding DUF2285 domain-containing protein has protein sequence MSVAVDGDGREHAVLSDGMRRVRLDITDGSLSGSEAVVLRFQQEGLQQAKAAILPLQRLISFVSHQRFTASLYPRDRGSRRLIVALRVHDGLAQGASQREIAAVLFGARSIEAGWRGASDSMRSRLRRLVADARRLAGGEYRSLLGGGLGNRRHK, from the coding sequence ATGAGCGTGGCGGTCGATGGGGACGGTCGCGAACATGCGGTGCTTTCCGACGGGATGCGGCGCGTGAGGCTCGACATCACCGATGGATCGCTGTCCGGGTCCGAGGCGGTGGTCCTGCGTTTCCAGCAGGAAGGGCTGCAGCAGGCGAAAGCGGCGATCCTTCCGCTGCAACGCCTGATCTCGTTCGTCAGCCATCAGCGCTTCACCGCGTCGCTCTATCCGAGGGACAGGGGATCGAGGCGGCTGATCGTGGCACTGCGGGTACACGATGGCCTCGCTCAGGGCGCGAGCCAGCGTGAGATCGCCGCCGTGCTGTTCGGTGCGCGAAGCATTGAAGCCGGATGGCGGGGCGCTTCGGATTCAATGCGGTCACGGCTGCGCCGGCTGGTCGCGGATGCACGGCGGCTGGCGGGCGGGGAGTACCGCAGCCTGCTGGGAGGAGGCCTCGGAAACAGGAGGCACAAATAG
- a CDS encoding ArdC family protein, whose protein sequence is MREIPHGGPAAPDAADSETRANRTDRDAGTGPGSGAGAVRGDLYGDVTRRIIADLEGGRIPWVQPWGTGGADGGAPMPGLPRNAATARPYSGINILILWSAVIDNGWAQQGWVTFRQALAAGGNVRKGEKGTTVVYADRFTPEAEKQRARDTGGDARSIAFLKRFTVFNLAQCEGLGHLHREPVALPEREIVPVAEAVIAASGVDFRIGGSKAYYAPGADFVQVPPQHAFHVPVNYYRTCLHELTHATGHASRLARYLTNPFGSKDYAREELVAEMGSAFLCAALGIVPTVRHADYIGAWLHVLREDSRAIFRAASLASKAADWLLARREAQGQAEADAGVDADGGRAGT, encoded by the coding sequence ATGCGCGAAATCCCGCATGGCGGACCTGCGGCTCCGGATGCGGCGGACAGCGAGACGCGCGCGAACCGGACAGACCGGGACGCCGGAACCGGTCCCGGAAGCGGTGCCGGAGCCGTGCGCGGTGACCTCTACGGCGACGTGACGCGGCGGATCATCGCCGACCTTGAGGGCGGGCGTATCCCATGGGTGCAGCCGTGGGGGACTGGGGGCGCGGACGGCGGCGCGCCGATGCCCGGCCTGCCGCGCAATGCCGCGACCGCAAGGCCCTATTCGGGGATCAACATCCTGATCCTGTGGAGCGCGGTCATCGACAACGGATGGGCGCAGCAAGGCTGGGTGACCTTCCGGCAGGCGCTCGCCGCAGGCGGCAACGTGCGCAAGGGGGAGAAGGGCACCACGGTGGTCTACGCCGACCGCTTCACCCCCGAAGCCGAGAAGCAGCGCGCCCGCGACACAGGGGGGGATGCGCGCAGCATTGCGTTCCTGAAACGCTTCACCGTCTTCAATCTGGCGCAATGCGAGGGGCTCGGGCACTTGCATCGCGAGCCGGTCGCGCTGCCGGAACGCGAGATCGTACCGGTTGCCGAAGCGGTCATCGCCGCGAGCGGCGTGGATTTCCGCATTGGCGGTTCCAAGGCCTACTATGCACCGGGCGCGGACTTCGTGCAGGTGCCGCCGCAGCACGCCTTCCATGTGCCGGTGAACTATTACCGCACCTGCCTTCACGAACTGACCCATGCCACCGGCCATGCCTCGCGGCTGGCGCGCTATCTGACGAACCCGTTCGGATCGAAGGATTATGCCCGCGAGGAACTCGTCGCGGAAATGGGCTCGGCCTTCCTGTGCGCCGCGCTCGGCATCGTGCCCACCGTGCGCCACGCCGACTACATTGGTGCATGGCTGCACGTGCTGCGCGAGGACAGTCGCGCGATCTTCCGGGCGGCGAGCCTTGCCAGCAAGGCCGCCGACTGGCTGCTGGCCCGCCGCGAGGCGCAAGGCCAAGCCGAAGCCGATGCCGGTGTCGATGCCGATGGGGGGAGGGCCGGGACATGA
- a CDS encoding DUF2958 domain-containing protein, giving the protein MTLLPHAMRARLVANFDSGVRDPDFDPIPVARLSNPAGRAVWLVTELFPDEDTLFGLADLGFGCPELGTFSLREIAGVRLPLGLRIACDLAFATRHRLSIWAAASRLAGSIPEAAEFLGSLATEDPAALRLLPRDI; this is encoded by the coding sequence ATGACCCTCCTGCCACACGCCATGCGCGCGCGGCTCGTCGCCAATTTCGATTCCGGCGTCCGCGATCCCGATTTCGATCCGATCCCGGTCGCCCGCCTGAGCAATCCGGCGGGCCGGGCGGTCTGGCTGGTCACCGAGCTGTTTCCCGACGAGGACACGCTTTTCGGCCTCGCCGACCTCGGGTTTGGCTGCCCCGAACTGGGCACCTTCTCGCTGCGCGAGATCGCCGGGGTCCGGCTCCCGCTGGGCCTGCGCATCGCCTGCGACCTCGCCTTCGCCACCCGCCACCGGCTTTCGATCTGGGCGGCGGCATCGCGCCTTGCCGGTTCGATCCCCGAGGCCGCCGAGTTTCTCGGCAGTCTCGCCACCGAGGACCCGGCGGCCCTCAGGCTTCTGCCCCGCGACATCTGA
- a CDS encoding ParB/RepB/Spo0J family partition protein yields MKLAFIALDNLSVSKTNMRYARKAPDVSDILPTVRARGVIQPILVRPNCEAGHYEIVAGCRRFHAARIVADERAKARESAETQAGQEIAGTAPICPGDDPDGLVAQIACAILEDGDDADAVEASLIENCARLEPDEVSRWEAFIRLVREGRKPADIAATFGLPDLAVKRILALGNLLPRIRELYRREEIDAATVRHLTMASKSQQKAWLALLDDPDGYAPTGFRLKGWLFSGQSIPLRHALFDAQASGLACVADLFGEDSYFVDADAFWALQNREVEARAAACIEQGWSDAVIVPPDTHFHAWEYVKTPKRKGGRVYLDVCASGEVVIHEGYLSAREAARQAKAASAGGSTGIAAGDGDEGTGGRMPSPEITTPTRTYIDLHRHAALRATMLERPGAALRLMVAHAIAGSPLWRVSCEPQTARGDATRESLEQSRAEAVFDERRRAVLAQMGFDTEEPSVTGGNAGQGLCAVFRRLLALPDPAVLDIVAVVMGETLAAGSPATEAAGVELGVSMATWWQADDAFFETLRDREVLLAMLAEVAGPDVASANAAEKIRTLKTIIRDYLAGTNGRVCPEGWVPRWMAFPPSAYTGRGGVGTVEAHALAAPEDDGPKFHEPSPESDAEADAKSGPETGPETGAETGAEIPEDDRAGTGNGAGIGTGIETGIETGIETGIESGHAATDGMVTPPIEAPEMQDEGAGYSAESDTAPEGEGLAAQSDGYPPDNPSLAA; encoded by the coding sequence ATGAAACTCGCATTCATCGCGCTCGACAACCTCTCGGTCAGCAAGACCAACATGCGCTATGCGCGCAAGGCACCCGACGTTTCCGACATCCTGCCCACGGTGCGCGCACGCGGCGTGATCCAGCCGATCCTCGTCCGCCCCAACTGCGAAGCGGGCCATTACGAGATCGTGGCGGGATGTCGCCGCTTCCACGCCGCCCGGATCGTCGCGGACGAACGCGCCAAGGCGCGGGAAAGTGCCGAAACGCAGGCCGGACAGGAGATCGCAGGAACCGCCCCGATTTGTCCGGGTGACGATCCCGACGGGCTCGTCGCGCAGATTGCCTGCGCCATCCTCGAGGACGGCGACGATGCCGACGCCGTCGAGGCCTCCCTGATCGAGAACTGCGCGCGGCTCGAGCCCGACGAGGTCTCACGCTGGGAAGCCTTCATCCGGCTGGTGCGCGAAGGGCGCAAGCCCGCCGACATCGCGGCGACCTTCGGTCTGCCCGACCTCGCGGTCAAGCGTATCCTCGCGCTCGGCAACCTCCTACCGCGCATCCGCGAACTCTATCGCCGCGAGGAGATCGACGCGGCGACCGTGCGCCACCTGACCATGGCGTCCAAGAGCCAGCAGAAGGCCTGGCTGGCGCTGCTCGACGATCCCGACGGCTACGCCCCGACCGGCTTCCGCCTCAAGGGATGGCTCTTCTCGGGCCAGTCGATCCCGCTGCGCCATGCGCTGTTCGATGCACAGGCCAGCGGCCTCGCCTGTGTCGCCGACCTGTTCGGCGAGGACAGCTATTTCGTCGATGCCGATGCCTTCTGGGCGCTGCAGAACCGTGAGGTGGAAGCGCGCGCCGCCGCCTGCATCGAACAGGGCTGGAGCGATGCCGTGATCGTCCCGCCCGACACCCACTTCCACGCATGGGAATACGTCAAGACGCCCAAGCGCAAGGGCGGGCGCGTCTACCTCGACGTGTGCGCCAGCGGCGAGGTCGTGATCCACGAAGGCTATCTCTCGGCGCGCGAGGCGGCGCGGCAGGCGAAGGCGGCCAGTGCCGGGGGCAGTACTGGGATCGCGGCCGGAGACGGCGATGAGGGGACCGGCGGTCGTATGCCGAGCCCGGAGATCACCACCCCGACCCGCACCTATATCGACCTGCACCGCCATGCGGCACTGCGCGCGACGATGCTGGAGCGGCCCGGCGCGGCGCTGCGGCTCATGGTCGCGCATGCCATCGCCGGATCGCCGCTGTGGCGGGTATCGTGCGAGCCGCAGACCGCGCGCGGCGATGCCACACGCGAAAGCCTCGAGCAGAGCCGCGCCGAGGCGGTGTTCGACGAGCGGCGGCGCGCGGTGCTCGCGCAGATGGGCTTCGATACCGAGGAACCCAGCGTCACCGGAGGCAACGCCGGTCAGGGGCTGTGCGCTGTCTTCCGGCGCTTGCTGGCTCTGCCCGACCCTGCCGTGCTCGACATCGTCGCGGTCGTCATGGGCGAGACGCTGGCCGCCGGATCGCCCGCAACCGAGGCCGCAGGCGTCGAACTCGGCGTCTCGATGGCGACGTGGTGGCAGGCGGACGATGCCTTCTTCGAAACCCTGCGCGACCGCGAGGTGCTGCTGGCGATGCTCGCCGAAGTGGCGGGGCCCGACGTCGCCTCGGCCAACGCGGCCGAAAAGATCCGGACCCTCAAGACCATCATCCGCGATTATCTGGCCGGGACGAACGGGCGGGTCTGTCCCGAGGGCTGGGTGCCCCGCTGGATGGCCTTTCCGCCCAGCGCCTATACCGGACGCGGCGGCGTCGGCACGGTCGAGGCCCACGCCCTGGCCGCGCCAGAAGACGACGGTCCGAAGTTCCATGAGCCCAGCCCGGAATCCGATGCAGAAGCGGACGCGAAATCTGGTCCAGAAACCGGCCCAGAAACCGGCGCAGAAACTGGCGCGGAAATCCCGGAGGACGATCGCGCCGGGACCGGCAATGGCGCTGGCATCGGAACTGGCATCGAAACTGGCATCGAAACTGGCATCGAAACTGGCATCGAATCTGGTCATGCCGCGACTGACGGCATGGTCACGCCTCCCATCGAGGCGCCCGAAATGCAGGATGAAGGCGCTGGGTACAGCGCCGAAAGCGACACGGCGCCGGAAGGCGAGGGCCTCGCGGCGCAGTCTGACGGTTACCCGCCGGATAATCCGTCCCTCGCCGCCTGA